Proteins encoded within one genomic window of Ovis aries strain OAR_USU_Benz2616 breed Rambouillet chromosome 1, ARS-UI_Ramb_v3.0, whole genome shotgun sequence:
- the CFAP276 gene encoding cilia- and flagella-associated protein 276 isoform X2 translates to MPLTRDPFQNPALDKDDSYLGKSRASKKLPYKNPTHLAQQQEPWCRLSSTPTITSMKRDVCFFYSEMPKDDLDFRLAALYNHHTGTFKNKSEILTHQETIQDTHGIKTQFPGEFLPPPQPSPITSRANIRHWINPKKESIHSIQGSIVSPHTAATNGGYSRKTDGGFFST, encoded by the exons ATGCCTCTCACCCGAGACCCTTTCCAGAACCCTGCGTTGGATAAAGATGATTCCTACTTGGGAAAGTCGCGGGCTTCCAAG AAACTGCCATATAAGAACCCAACTCACCTTGCTCAGCAACAGGAACCCTGGTGTCGACTCAGCTCAACTCCCACAATTACCTCCATGAAACgggatgtttgttttttttattcaGAG ATGCCGAAGGATGACCTGGATTTCCGCTTAGCGGCCTTGTACAACCACCACACAGGGACATTCAAGAACAAGAGTGAGATACTCACACACCAGGAGACCATCCAGGATACCCACGG AATCAAGACCCAATTCCCTGGAGAATTTTTGCCCCCTCCCCAACCATCCCCCATCACTTCCAGAGCTAACATCAGACACTGGATCAACCCTAAGAAGGAGTCTATTCACAGCATACAGGGATCCATAG TGTCCCCTCACACTGCAGCCACCAATGGAGGGTACTCCCGAAAGACTGATGGTGGCTTCTTCTCCACCTAA
- the CFAP276 gene encoding cilia- and flagella-associated protein 276 isoform X1 → MIGMAGLAQAQIPPSNALPYLGNSSIKRREKLPYKNPTHLAQQQEPWCRLSSTPTITSMKRDVCFFYSEMPKDDLDFRLAALYNHHTGTFKNKSEILTHQETIQDTHGIKTQFPGEFLPPPQPSPITSRANIRHWINPKKESIHSIQGSIVSPHTAATNGGYSRKTDGGFFST, encoded by the exons ATGATTGGTATGGCGGGGCTTGCACAGGCCCAGATTCCACCAAGCAACGCTTTGCCCTATTTGGGAAACTCTTCTATAAAGAGACGTGAG AAACTGCCATATAAGAACCCAACTCACCTTGCTCAGCAACAGGAACCCTGGTGTCGACTCAGCTCAACTCCCACAATTACCTCCATGAAACgggatgtttgttttttttattcaGAG ATGCCGAAGGATGACCTGGATTTCCGCTTAGCGGCCTTGTACAACCACCACACAGGGACATTCAAGAACAAGAGTGAGATACTCACACACCAGGAGACCATCCAGGATACCCACGG AATCAAGACCCAATTCCCTGGAGAATTTTTGCCCCCTCCCCAACCATCCCCCATCACTTCCAGAGCTAACATCAGACACTGGATCAACCCTAAGAAGGAGTCTATTCACAGCATACAGGGATCCATAG TGTCCCCTCACACTGCAGCCACCAATGGAGGGTACTCCCGAAAGACTGATGGTGGCTTCTTCTCCACCTAA